Proteins co-encoded in one Deltaproteobacteria bacterium genomic window:
- a CDS encoding NHL repeat-containing protein, protein MAWASGMPDAKPLGVMPSRLKIPALLILAILMIPWPATPSPAAGTDRGLLSVEFLYAIEYAGGRSDRLREPMDIFVDRKTGELYIADAAIRKILIYDRNGMFVQAIDPGEKEGSARMVAVDAEGRMFLGHVNSPKISILDFRGNPLDALLLPGIVDAPGSAVRPMAIANGGSGGIYVLKTRGGVVKVDPDGVAHEEIPISGEGAPNTIYGMAVDRNGRFLFTDMRPYSVVIYDPRGKTFKRFGSPGVLYGQLDRPIGIAADDAGHIFVVSTVTNKVSCFDREGEFIEEFGKIGEGYGQFYMPSRIASDGRDRIYVLENTLKRVQVFKVRFLKEKEVVQETKTACTENSQERRIASQSTPNNPLKKANLE, encoded by the coding sequence GTGGCGTGGGCAAGCGGCATGCCCGATGCAAAACCTTTGGGCGTCATGCCGTCGAGATTGAAAATTCCCGCTCTGCTCATCCTTGCGATCCTCATGATTCCATGGCCTGCAACGCCCTCCCCGGCCGCGGGAACGGATCGCGGCCTCCTGAGCGTCGAGTTCCTCTATGCGATCGAGTACGCAGGCGGGCGCTCCGACAGGCTCCGGGAGCCGATGGACATCTTCGTCGACAGGAAAACCGGCGAACTCTACATCGCGGACGCCGCCATCCGGAAGATCCTTATATACGACCGGAACGGCATGTTCGTGCAGGCGATCGACCCCGGCGAGAAGGAAGGGTCGGCGAGGATGGTCGCGGTGGACGCCGAGGGAAGGATGTTTCTCGGCCACGTGAACAGCCCGAAGATCAGCATCCTCGATTTCCGCGGGAACCCCCTGGACGCGCTTCTTCTCCCCGGGATCGTAGACGCGCCCGGAAGCGCCGTCCGCCCAATGGCCATCGCCAACGGGGGGAGCGGCGGAATCTACGTGCTCAAGACGCGGGGGGGGGTGGTCAAGGTGGACCCCGACGGCGTGGCGCACGAGGAGATCCCCATCTCCGGCGAGGGGGCGCCGAACACCATTTACGGGATGGCCGTCGATCGGAACGGCCGGTTTCTCTTTACGGACATGCGCCCCTATTCCGTCGTGATCTACGACCCCAGGGGAAAAACATTCAAGCGTTTCGGATCGCCCGGCGTTCTCTACGGCCAGCTCGACCGTCCCATCGGCATCGCCGCCGACGATGCGGGCCATATCTTCGTAGTCAGCACGGTCACCAACAAGGTCTCCTGCTTCGACCGGGAGGGGGAGTTCATCGAGGAGTTCGGAAAGATCGGGGAGGGGTACGGCCAGTTCTACATGCCCTCCCGGATCGCCTCGGACGGAAGGGACCGTATCTACGTACTGGAGAACACGCTCAAGCGTGTGCAGGTGTTCAAGGTTCGATTTCTCAAGGAGAAGGAGGTGGTGCAGGAAACGAAAACGGCGTGCACGGAAAATTCGCAGGAACGACGGATCGCTTCGCAGTCAACACCCAACAATCCTCTGAAAAAGGCAAACCTCGAGTAA
- a CDS encoding NHL repeat-containing protein encodes MRHVFSRKDLFAVVLTAALMILAPAPARTLCLERSVTIVPSGPDLALLSPTGLWYDEQRGYLSVANPLLHQVSVLDRKGQIVKVLGKGGELGYPRAVAATRGGKLFIAGRESEIVKALDGYDAVAAEAYREIDLKQYRRTSPVQPAALFADWNGDLYVADRGNRQVLAFGADEKLRFSIADVGEPADIWVDRTGKIYVADPGFGGIRVYDDRGKQLRTIGTSTLRSREPLRIKALAVDARSRIWVVEEGGRGIKALDPLGNVIFSMSGEGLFSPADLAVDPHENLYVLEEGGNRISVFSIAGI; translated from the coding sequence ATGCGCCATGTATTTTCACGAAAGGATCTTTTCGCGGTCGTGCTGACGGCCGCACTCATGATCCTTGCGCCGGCACCCGCCCGGACGCTGTGCCTGGAAAGGTCCGTCACGATCGTTCCTTCCGGTCCGGACCTCGCCTTACTTTCCCCGACAGGCCTCTGGTACGACGAGCAAAGGGGATACCTTTCGGTCGCCAATCCGCTGCTGCACCAGGTTTCCGTTCTGGACCGCAAAGGACAGATCGTCAAGGTCCTGGGGAAAGGCGGCGAGCTGGGATATCCGAGGGCTGTGGCCGCAACGCGCGGAGGGAAGCTTTTCATCGCCGGGAGGGAAAGCGAAATCGTGAAGGCGCTCGACGGGTACGACGCCGTTGCCGCCGAGGCGTACCGCGAGATAGATCTCAAGCAATACAGAAGAACGTCGCCGGTGCAGCCGGCCGCGCTTTTCGCGGACTGGAACGGCGATCTTTACGTCGCCGACCGGGGGAACCGGCAGGTCCTTGCCTTCGGGGCTGACGAGAAGCTGCGTTTCTCCATCGCAGACGTCGGCGAGCCCGCGGACATATGGGTCGACCGTACGGGAAAGATATACGTGGCGGACCCGGGGTTCGGGGGGATCCGGGTGTACGACGACCGCGGGAAACAGCTTCGGACGATCGGAACATCAACCCTGCGCTCGAGGGAGCCGCTCAGGATCAAGGCCCTCGCGGTAGACGCGCGAAGCCGGATATGGGTCGTTGAGGAGGGGGGTCGCGGGATAAAGGCGCTCGATCCGCTCGGGAACGTGATCTTCTCGATGAGCGGAGAGGGCCTGTTCTCCCCGGCGGACCTTGCCGTCGATCCGCACGAGAACCTGTACGTCCTTGAAGAAGGGGGGAATCGGATCTCGGTGTTTTCGATCGCCGGTATCTGA
- a CDS encoding PD40 domain-containing protein, protein MKKYLLSLTVIFIIVMSAFNPANSAEPNGGRSPVHSPDGSKIAFLSSTLHTPADLWVMNADGSGKRRLTTRGVSHFRWAPDGKTILFSARRKGYEEVLRIGIDGGRPEERIPGIPPNAGIPIESPDGKLFAFTAPGEQQNVRDLWIGTSDGSRVEAVTEKISVRSVFFSPDSRKVYYEAGKTYGVGIWEIDLSDMESKPLLNKYIGTPAYSNKAGLIAYPFPTSPGEFEIRTMDLSGKEVTVLKAPRLAGRRIAWDVDGKGIFYIGQDIEIVPADNAVAADNTAGAKVDDDREKPRAPHETRKSGNRQVGVNALWRLDMASGIERRISPPELHLSDFSLSPGGKDIVLAGVSERSGSAELYLLDGITGSVKPLAKSRPSAWMPVPSPDATKVAFFTNEGGVEFLKVAGIAGEESASYPGFALEGDTRIFWLPRSEGLLVFSARGLHAFSEKGPIDFPNNGDLRSYLDADASIQDDKVLVSAIPRYGETPGLYMLTASDNAFRLSDLRYPSAPEVAAELYLQPKWSNDGKKIAFTDGVDVWTMKGDGTGRVRVTSFAESNKGEDRPPSTASHPFWSAAGKKIGYTFTVYDGKKVVRELIASNADGTETKKLHSSEVDSQFQVFQPEYTHRPFFDATDEHVIFTALHNGIPNVFAVKAEGGQPAPLTETGAIFPALLPEEGTIVYVSLDENDERLFVMNSDGSDKRPFFLKPAQPGRVDPAAKE, encoded by the coding sequence ATGAAAAAGTATCTGCTGTCGTTAACCGTTATCTTTATAATTGTCATGTCTGCGTTCAACCCGGCCAACAGCGCCGAACCCAACGGAGGCAGAAGCCCTGTCCACTCTCCCGACGGAAGCAAGATAGCCTTTCTTTCCTCCACATTGCATACGCCTGCGGACCTTTGGGTGATGAACGCCGACGGTTCCGGAAAACGGCGGCTTACGACTCGCGGGGTTTCTCATTTCCGCTGGGCGCCGGACGGAAAAACCATCCTGTTCTCCGCCAGGCGCAAGGGGTACGAGGAGGTTTTACGGATCGGCATCGACGGAGGCAGGCCGGAAGAACGGATTCCCGGTATCCCTCCCAACGCAGGGATCCCGATCGAGTCGCCGGACGGGAAGCTTTTCGCTTTCACGGCCCCCGGGGAACAGCAAAACGTACGGGACCTGTGGATCGGCACCTCGGACGGATCGAGGGTCGAGGCGGTGACCGAAAAGATAAGCGTCCGATCGGTTTTTTTTAGCCCGGACAGCCGAAAGGTCTATTACGAGGCCGGCAAGACGTACGGAGTCGGAATCTGGGAGATCGACCTGTCCGATATGGAGAGCAAGCCGCTTCTGAACAAGTACATCGGGACACCGGCCTATTCGAACAAGGCGGGGCTCATAGCCTATCCGTTCCCCACCAGCCCCGGCGAGTTCGAGATCCGCACCATGGATCTGTCCGGCAAGGAGGTCACGGTCCTCAAGGCCCCGAGGCTCGCGGGGCGACGTATCGCATGGGATGTCGACGGCAAGGGGATTTTTTACATCGGGCAGGATATAGAGATCGTGCCTGCGGATAACGCCGTCGCAGCCGACAACACCGCAGGCGCGAAGGTGGACGATGACAGGGAAAAACCGCGGGCGCCGCATGAGACCAGGAAGTCGGGCAACAGGCAGGTGGGCGTCAACGCGCTCTGGCGGCTTGATATGGCATCCGGCATCGAGAGGAGGATTTCGCCCCCCGAACTGCACCTGTCCGATTTTTCGCTTTCCCCCGGCGGAAAAGACATCGTCCTCGCCGGGGTTTCGGAGAGGAGCGGCTCCGCCGAGCTCTACCTACTTGACGGGATTACGGGAAGCGTAAAACCGCTCGCGAAGAGCAGGCCTTCCGCATGGATGCCAGTGCCTTCTCCGGACGCGACGAAGGTGGCCTTCTTCACCAACGAGGGAGGGGTCGAATTCTTGAAGGTCGCGGGTATCGCGGGAGAGGAATCGGCTTCTTATCCCGGTTTCGCGCTTGAAGGCGACACCCGAATATTCTGGCTTCCGCGCAGCGAGGGGCTCCTTGTGTTTTCGGCAAGGGGGCTGCACGCCTTCTCGGAGAAGGGCCCGATCGATTTTCCCAACAATGGCGATCTCAGGTCCTATCTCGACGCCGATGCTTCCATCCAGGACGACAAGGTCCTTGTAAGCGCCATACCGAGATACGGCGAGACGCCGGGCCTGTACATGCTGACGGCGTCGGACAATGCGTTCCGGTTGAGCGATCTGCGCTATCCTTCGGCCCCTGAGGTCGCGGCCGAGCTTTACCTTCAGCCGAAGTGGTCCAACGACGGGAAGAAGATCGCATTCACGGACGGGGTCGATGTCTGGACGATGAAGGGAGACGGGACCGGCAGGGTTCGCGTGACATCGTTCGCGGAGAGCAACAAGGGCGAGGACAGGCCTCCGTCCACGGCTTCCCATCCGTTCTGGTCCGCGGCCGGGAAAAAGATCGGATACACCTTTACAGTTTACGACGGGAAGAAGGTCGTTCGCGAGCTCATCGCATCGAACGCCGACGGAACGGAAACGAAAAAACTTCATTCCAGCGAGGTGGACAGCCAGTTCCAGGTGTTCCAGCCGGAATATACCCACCGGCCGTTTTTCGATGCGACTGACGAGCACGTCATATTCACGGCCTTGCATAACGGAATTCCCAACGTATTCGCCGTGAAGGCGGAGGGGGGCCAGCCGGCGCCGCTGACGGAGACGGGAGCGATATTCCCCGCGCTTCTTCCGGAGGAAGGGACCATCGTTTACGTCTCGCTGGATGAGAACGACGAGCGCCTGTTCGTCATGAACAGCGACGGCTCGGATAAAAGACCATTCTTCCTGAAACCGGCGCAGCCCGGCCGGGTCGACCCCGCGGCAAAGGAATAG
- a CDS encoding response regulator codes for MKAGIPSGTPIAYKNGMTSMKVLIVDDNQLLCWGLGKTLSKRGIIHHAVENGTDALSEIRSAFYDLVFLDIKLPDANGLDLLPVIRGISPGTKVVVISSNGSESNVRRAMAAGAVRFMEKPYTCEELAEALEAVFPRKSEGKPASK; via the coding sequence TTGAAAGCAGGAATTCCATCCGGCACGCCGATTGCGTATAAAAACGGCATGACTTCGATGAAGGTATTGATCGTGGATGACAACCAGTTGCTGTGCTGGGGGCTCGGCAAAACACTTTCGAAGCGTGGCATCATCCATCACGCGGTGGAGAACGGGACCGACGCACTCTCCGAAATTCGCAGCGCCTTCTACGATCTTGTTTTTCTCGACATAAAACTTCCGGATGCGAACGGGCTGGACCTGTTGCCGGTAATCCGCGGGATCTCTCCCGGAACGAAAGTCGTCGTCATCAGTTCCAACGGGTCGGAAAGCAATGTACGCCGGGCGATGGCTGCGGGCGCCGTCCGGTTCATGGAAAAACCGTACACCTGCGAGGAGCTTGCGGAAGCGCTCGAAGCGGTCTTCCCCCGGAAATCCGAAGGGAAGCCTGCAAGCAAGTAG
- a CDS encoding HAMP domain-containing protein, which produces MKKKIIIALGVICFLFTLCGIYIIVTVERATSKLDKLIKLHQVEILREHLLIHIKGVQSDLTLSGTRYASSVDTIVTHSIHMGKVADKCFTCHHSPEVLENLNDLKRMTENYKDALSRVLTLGAGSDRLETEKDRAIVTGQGLIEKVNSIVALTSRNLSSNTQVAFRQIALMKTMLFVLIAAGPVFSVIFAYVSIRGLARPMNELLTATRRLESGDLDYRIEGLKDEFGEVSASFNKMARSLKEQMLQMQRTEQMAVVGELAAGLGHEVKNPLAGIKAAVNLLSEELTLRNEDRILFSQIVDEVGRLETLMKNFLNFAKPPKPQWESVDLNEIIATTIDFYLKSNRSSPEGQNGIRIVKDLDDRIPLTMADPVQLQQVFLNLLLNSIDAMPGGGMFAVGTHYDVSGDSILIDITDTGKGIDPDMICKIFQPFFTTKSKGTGLGLAICRQLIGQHGGDITVGNNPAGGILVRIVLPRKTVEEEGKPG; this is translated from the coding sequence ATGAAAAAGAAGATCATCATCGCCCTGGGTGTAATCTGTTTCCTGTTCACGCTTTGCGGAATCTACATCATCGTCACCGTCGAACGGGCGACTTCGAAGCTCGACAAGCTCATCAAGCTGCACCAGGTCGAAATTCTCCGGGAACACCTGCTGATCCATATCAAGGGCGTGCAGTCCGACCTCACCTTGAGCGGAACGCGGTACGCCAGCAGCGTCGATACCATCGTGACCCACAGCATTCACATGGGGAAAGTGGCCGACAAGTGTTTCACGTGCCACCACTCGCCCGAGGTGTTGGAAAACCTGAACGACCTGAAGCGCATGACGGAGAATTACAAGGATGCCTTAAGCCGCGTGTTGACGCTCGGCGCAGGGAGCGACCGGCTGGAGACCGAGAAGGACCGCGCCATCGTAACGGGGCAGGGGCTGATCGAAAAGGTGAACAGCATAGTCGCCCTGACGAGCAGGAACCTTTCGTCGAACACCCAGGTGGCGTTCCGCCAGATTGCGCTGATGAAGACGATGCTCTTCGTCCTTATCGCGGCGGGACCCGTCTTCTCGGTCATCTTCGCGTATGTGTCCATACGGGGACTGGCGCGCCCCATGAACGAGCTTCTCACCGCCACGCGGAGACTGGAGAGCGGCGATCTCGATTACCGGATCGAGGGACTGAAGGACGAGTTCGGGGAGGTGTCTGCTTCCTTCAACAAAATGGCGAGATCCCTCAAGGAGCAGATGCTCCAGATGCAGCGGACGGAACAGATGGCGGTTGTCGGGGAATTGGCGGCGGGATTGGGGCACGAGGTGAAGAACCCGCTCGCCGGGATCAAGGCGGCGGTGAACCTGCTCTCCGAGGAACTGACGCTGCGGAACGAGGACCGGATCCTCTTTTCGCAGATCGTCGACGAAGTGGGCAGGCTCGAAACCCTGATGAAGAATTTCCTCAACTTCGCCAAGCCTCCCAAGCCGCAGTGGGAGAGCGTCGATCTGAACGAAATCATCGCCACGACGATAGATTTCTACCTGAAATCCAACCGTTCTTCCCCCGAAGGGCAAAACGGCATCCGGATCGTCAAGGACCTTGACGACCGGATTCCCTTGACGATGGCCGACCCGGTCCAGCTCCAGCAGGTCTTCCTGAACCTGCTCCTGAATTCCATCGACGCCATGCCGGGCGGGGGCATGTTCGCCGTGGGAACCCACTACGACGTCTCCGGCGATTCCATCCTGATCGACATCACGGACACGGGCAAGGGAATCGACCCGGACATGATCTGCAAGATTTTCCAGCCCTTCTTCACCACGAAATCGAAGGGGACCGGTCTTGGACTCGCGATCTGCAGGCAGCTCATCGGGCAGCACGGCGGCGATATCACCGTGGGGAACAATCCGGCGGGGGGCATCCTTGTCCGGATCGTTCTTCCGCGAAAAACGGTGGAGGAAGAAGGGAAACCGGGATGA
- a CDS encoding phosphate/phosphite/phosphonate ABC transporter substrate-binding protein — MPSYGGLESVPESLLSETRVRRAFPRFLAFLFLFFAFFTGCGQRDRETAEQPPPETTLLIGLIPEQNIFKQIERYEPLADYLSKKAGVRIKLKVLTYYGNVIDNFEALKLDGAFFGSFGYSLAKAKLGVEVLARPEEPDGTSTYHGVIFVRKNSGIRTVGRMKGKRLALVARATTAGYLFPLIHMKRAGVGNIDSYFGDVHFTGTHEGTVRDVLENAADIGAAKNTVFKRLAAEDPRIGRELTILARSADVPENGLALRKTLEDAVKRKISEALVTMHADPEGAKVLKAFGARSFIRTTDADYEPVLSYTRELGIDLATYRFSNE; from the coding sequence GTGCCATCGTATGGGGGGCTCGAAAGCGTTCCGGAAAGCCTTCTGAGCGAAACCCGGGTTCGCCGGGCGTTCCCCCGTTTCCTGGCATTCCTTTTTCTCTTCTTCGCTTTTTTTACGGGCTGCGGGCAGAGAGACCGGGAAACGGCCGAGCAGCCGCCTCCGGAAACCACTCTTCTCATCGGCCTTATCCCCGAACAGAACATCTTCAAGCAGATCGAGCGGTACGAGCCCCTCGCCGACTACCTGTCGAAGAAAGCGGGGGTCCGGATCAAATTGAAGGTGCTGACCTACTACGGGAATGTAATAGACAACTTCGAGGCCCTGAAACTCGACGGCGCTTTCTTCGGAAGTTTCGGCTATTCGTTGGCCAAGGCGAAACTCGGCGTCGAGGTCCTCGCCAGGCCAGAAGAGCCGGACGGGACATCGACGTATCATGGGGTCATCTTCGTCCGGAAAAACAGCGGAATCAGGACGGTCGGCCGGATGAAGGGGAAGCGGCTCGCGCTGGTGGCCAGGGCGACCACCGCGGGGTACCTGTTCCCCTTGATCCATATGAAAAGGGCCGGGGTCGGGAACATCGACTCCTATTTCGGCGACGTGCACTTTACGGGTACGCACGAAGGCACGGTGCGGGACGTGCTCGAAAACGCGGCGGATATCGGCGCCGCGAAAAACACGGTTTTCAAAAGGCTTGCCGCGGAGGACCCCCGGATCGGCCGCGAGCTCACGATCCTGGCGAGATCGGCGGATGTGCCCGAAAACGGCCTGGCGTTGCGGAAAACCCTCGAGGATGCGGTGAAACGGAAGATTTCGGAGGCGCTGGTCACCATGCATGCGGACCCGGAAGGAGCGAAAGTATTGAAGGCGTTCGGGGCGCGGAGTTTCATCAGGACGACCGATGCCGACTACGAGCCGGTGCTGTCCTATACCAGGGAACTCGGAATCGACCTTGCCACCTACCGGTTTTCGAACGAGTAG
- a CDS encoding sigma-54-dependent Fis family transcriptional regulator, with translation MTARGKIMLVDDDPLIVATLSRWFRKQGYEIQPDTKCDDVLGLVNSFLPDIVLLDIKLPVKNGIEILQEITASRIDTKVIMLTSDDTAETAIKAMKLGAVDYLTKPFNLEEVGIVIDKVFEKDRLEREVQSLRLVHSDLSEAEFIGASDAAGEIREKIRKMVQARVSTLLITGESGTGKEVIARFLHRSIHGEEASRRAPFIPVNCTALPESLLESELFGYEKGAFTDAKADKKGVFEMANKGTILLDEIGDMKQNCQTKLLRIVERKAVRRIGGGSEIPVDVAVIATTNRDLVKGIETGDFRMDLYYRLNAFSINIPPLRERREDIPVLAEHFLSYFRKRYNKCNVEGFSPEAAKMLTTYRWPGNVRELKNVIERLVVLENADTIRPEHLPKEMVRTLPSPESGNEVRFLLPESGISLDDVERDFIVQALDRSRQNKSVAAKLLNVTYQSLRYQIKKFGLE, from the coding sequence ATGACGGCGAGAGGAAAGATAATGCTCGTCGACGACGATCCGCTGATCGTCGCCACGCTGTCGAGATGGTTCAGGAAGCAGGGATACGAGATCCAACCCGACACGAAATGCGATGACGTCCTCGGGCTGGTCAACTCGTTCCTTCCCGACATCGTCCTCCTGGACATAAAGCTGCCCGTGAAGAACGGCATCGAGATCCTCCAGGAAATCACCGCCAGCCGGATCGATACGAAGGTGATCATGCTTACCTCGGACGACACCGCCGAAACGGCGATCAAGGCGATGAAACTGGGCGCCGTGGACTACCTGACCAAGCCGTTCAACCTCGAAGAGGTCGGAATCGTCATCGACAAGGTTTTCGAGAAAGACCGGCTCGAGCGGGAGGTCCAGTCCCTCCGGCTTGTCCATTCGGACCTTTCGGAAGCGGAGTTCATAGGCGCTTCCGATGCCGCGGGCGAGATCCGGGAAAAGATCCGGAAGATGGTGCAGGCGCGTGTTTCCACGCTGCTTATCACCGGGGAAAGCGGCACGGGGAAGGAAGTGATCGCGAGGTTCCTCCACCGGTCGATCCACGGGGAGGAAGCATCCCGGCGGGCGCCTTTCATCCCCGTCAACTGCACCGCCCTGCCGGAATCTCTCCTGGAGAGCGAGCTCTTCGGGTACGAAAAGGGCGCCTTCACCGACGCGAAGGCGGATAAAAAAGGCGTCTTTGAAATGGCGAACAAGGGGACGATTCTTCTCGACGAGATCGGCGACATGAAGCAGAACTGCCAGACGAAGCTGTTGCGGATCGTGGAGCGGAAAGCGGTGCGCAGGATCGGGGGCGGGTCGGAGATCCCGGTCGACGTCGCCGTCATCGCCACGACGAACCGGGACCTGGTGAAGGGGATCGAAACGGGCGATTTCCGCATGGATCTCTATTACCGGCTCAACGCGTTTTCCATCAACATCCCTCCGTTGAGGGAGCGTAGGGAGGATATTCCCGTCCTTGCGGAGCATTTCCTTTCCTACTTCCGTAAAAGATATAACAAGTGCAACGTGGAAGGATTTTCCCCGGAGGCCGCGAAAATGCTGACGACCTACCGGTGGCCCGGAAACGTCAGGGAATTGAAAAACGTGATCGAAAGGCTCGTCGTGCTGGAGAATGCGGATACGATCCGGCCGGAACACCTGCCGAAGGAGATGGTTCGCACGCTGCCGTCACCGGAAAGCGGAAACGAAGTGCGGTTCCTGCTGCCCGAATCGGGAATCTCGCTCGATGACGTGGAAAGGGATTTCATCGTGCAGGCGCTGGACAGAAGCAGGCAGAACAAGTCGGTGGCGGCGAAACTCCTGAACGTCACGTATCAGTCGCTGAGGTACCAGATAAAGAAATTCGGGTTGGAATAG